Part of the Nostoc sp. ATCC 53789 genome, ACTTGTAGATAAAATTCGCCGTTCTGACCGCTACATTCCAGAACTTTCTCTGGTTGCAGAAGTTGAAAATGTTGTAGTCGGTCATATTTTATTCAGCTACATTAACCTAGTGAGTGAAGAAACACTACAGGTAATCGGTCTAGCACCTTTAGCGGTTCATCCACAGTTTCAACAACAAGGTATTGGTAGCGCACTGGTACAAGCAGGATTAGAAAAAGCAGATGCAAAGAAAGAAGCCGTAGTTATTGTACTTGGTCATCCTCATTTCTATAATCGTTTTGGCTTTCAGCCTTCTATTATTTATGAAATCGAGTCTCCTTTTCTAGTACCAGAGGATGTCTTCATGGTTAAAACACTGCAAAGCTATGAAAAAAAGTATAAAGGTAAGGTTGTTTATCCGGCTGCTTTTGAGGAAGTATAGTATTATTTACGCCTAACAATGAGGTGATTTTAGAATTGGAAAAATAGAACAATATCGCATATATATCCAACATTTATTATCTGCTATAATTACACTATAACTGCCGCAACTACGCCCTTTGTTTGTAACGCAGCCGCAACCCGTAAAATTAAAGCTTCATTATATGGTGCTGCGATCAATTGCACACCCAAAGGTAAGGCATTTGGACGCTGAATTGGTACTGATAAAACGGGTAAGCCGATAAAAGATAATGGTTGAGTAAATAGCCCCAAATGAGGGCGGACAAGAATTTCTTCCCCATCCAAAATCATAGTTTGTTGACCGATTAGCGGTGCAGAAATTGGTGTAGTTGGGGCAATAATTAGATCCACATTTTGAAATACTTCTCGAACGCGATCGCGATACCAGCTTCTAAACCGTTGTGCTTGCAGATACCAGCTACTAGGAATTAACGCCCCAGCCAAAAAGCGATCGCGTGTCGCTGGATCAAAATCTTGAGGACGATATCGCAATTTTTCCAAATGCAGATTTGCGCCCTCACTAGCTGTAATCACAAAAGCTGCTGCACGGGCGCGGTGTGCTTCTGGTATGGTTACGTATTGAGTGGCATTCAAAGCATCGGCTACCTTTTGCACTGCTGCTAAAGCTTCCGGTTCTGAACCTTTGGTGAAATAATCAGCTGCAATGGCAATTCGGATATCAGAAATATCTTGATTAAGTTGTGGTAAAACCAATTCAGGCGGACGCTTTGTGCAAATTGGATCGCGATCGTCTTCTCCTTGAAGCACATCAAACACCGTAGCAATATCTTGCACCGAACGCGCAAAAGGGCCAATGTGGTCAAAACTGCTAGAAAATAAAGCTACCCCAGCACGAGATAACCTTCCATAAGTAGGCTTAAAACCAAAAACGCCACACAACGCCGCCGGAACCCGAATTGAACCATTAGTATCAGAACCCAGCGTCATAGGTACTAACCCAGCAGCAACAGCCGCCGCCGAACCACCCGATGAACCACCAGCAACTCGCTGTAAATCATGGGGGTTGTGAGTAGCACCGTAATGGGAGTTTTCCGTAACAAACCCATAGGCGTACTCATCCATATTCAAAGCGCCAACTAGCACAGCACCCGCTTGTTTCAGCTTCGCTATTGCGGTTGCATCTTGGGTAGCGGCTGGGTTCTCTGCATTGATTTTTGACCCCGCCAGAGTCGTTAAACCAGCAATATCGAAGAGATTTTTCACCGCAAAAGGCACACCAGCAAGCAAACCAGGATTATTACCTTGGGCAATTTCTTCGTCAATGCGAACTGCATCTATTAAAGCTGTTTCAGCAGTCACAGCCGTAAAACAGTTGAGTTGATGATCTCGCGTTGCGATTCGTGCGATCGCAGCTTTGGTAACTTCCACCGCGCTGACTTTGGCTGCACGCACCGCATCTGATATTGTTATGGCATCGGCAGAATCAAAATTCATGCTGGAATATTAGGAGATAGCACTTTTAGCTTTTTGAGTAATAGCAGTCTGCATAGTTTTTGCTAGTTGTAGCAAAATAGCCGTAAGACCTAAATCTAAAATACAAGAGAATAAAAACCAAAAGGGCAGAAATTTATCTTCGGGATTTTTAACAGCTTCTGTAAAAGCGAGCCGATTCAAAAGATTTGACCCAATCATAAAACCATATAGCGGCCCGATTAACGATCGCACTTGTTCACTCAAACGTGTTAAATCCTCACCTTCACCTTTAAATCGATCAGCAAAAGTAGATAACGTGTTGGCTATTCCCCAAAGGCTATATATAGGAATTAGAAATCGGGCGATCGCACCTCCTGGCGTAATCGGATATTCCTTGAAAATATCCCTTAAATCAGCATGGAGACGATATAGCCAAATCATAAAAACAATGATTGAAGTTAAACTGAAAAGTAATGTAACTATTGATATCAGTGCATCTAGAGAAGCAAGTAGCTGATAAAGTGGCTTTGCTATTAATTGCAACAAAGATAATAGCGTAGAAGCAACACCAAATCCTAGCAGCACCCAAAGTAACCGCACCAACAATCTACCGATACTCGCAGACTTCAATGAAATAACAGCATTGAAATTATTCATCTGATTTTTCCAAGGTATAGTCGGCTATATCTTAGTATTGTTGGTTATACTGAAAACTCAGTAAAATTGCTTAAACATTAAAATAGCTCTTATGGTTCAAAAACTGGTGCAACTTCAATTTCTTCTGGTAAAGGGAAAGAATTTACAATATTTGCGATCGCACTAATTCTCTCAAAATTTGCCACCACCCCATCCCGATACTCATCTCTTAACTGCAAATCCAACAACAACGCCATAAGATCAACATACTCTCCCACATCAAACCCTTCTCTTCTCATCTCTCTTCCTTTGCGCCCTTTGCGTCCTTTGCGGTTCGTTATCTTAAACTTATAACTTCTTATCACAACTGAAATGCGATTAATTTTATACAGTAAACCCGGCTGTCATTTATGTGAAGGCTTGCAAGAAAAGCTAGAAAAAATCCAAAATCTCAGTTTCGAGTTGGAAATTAGGGATATTACGACTCGTGACGATTGGTTTGCTGCGTATGAGTATGAAGTGCCAGTACTTTATTTATCGAACCACAGAGGCGCAGAGGACGCAGAGGGGAGTGAGAAATTATTGCCGCGTCCTTCTCCTCGTGGTAGTGTGCAACAGTTGGAGCAAATGTTGCGTAAGTATTTAGCCAATTAGAAAAAAATAATGCAGAATAAGCGCAAGATTAAGAATGTGACGAGGTTCACAACATGAAATTGCGGGAATTACTAACGGCGGTAGACAGTGTTGAACAATTGCCTAGCCATCCGACTTTGCAGGATGTGGAAGTTAGGGGTTTGAAGACCAATTCCCATGCTTGTGGTGTGGGAGATTTGTTTATTGGGATGCCAGGAACGCGGGTTGATGGTGGGGAATTTTGGCAAAGTGCGATCGCATCGGGGGCTGTGGCTGCGATCGTTTCTCCTGAAGCTGCACAAAAAAATCCTCCCACAAATGAGGCTGTGGTCATCAGTGCAAGTAACATAACTCAAGCTTGTGCCCAGATAGCTAGTGCTTTTTATGGTTATCCAGGGCAAAAACTCAAGCTGGTAGGTGTGACTGGTACCAATGGCAAAACTACAACTACCCATATTATTGAATTTCTCCTGCTCAAAGCTAATCTCGCCACAGCTTTGATGGGGACTCTCTACACCCGTTGGGCAGGTTTTGAGCAAACTGCTGCCCACACTACGCCCTTTGCAGTAGAACTGCAACAGCAGCTAGCAGAGGCTGTAAATGCTGGTAGTGAGTTCGGGGTGATGGAAGTAAGTTCT contains:
- a CDS encoding N-acetyltransferase, whose product is MINIRCETLADCTVIAEVNTLAFGQKNEAKLVDKIRRSDRYIPELSLVAEVENVVVGHILFSYINLVSEETLQVIGLAPLAVHPQFQQQGIGSALVQAGLEKADAKKEAVVIVLGHPHFYNRFGFQPSIIYEIESPFLVPEDVFMVKTLQSYEKKYKGKVVYPAAFEEV
- a CDS encoding AtzE family amidohydrolase, whose product is MNFDSADAITISDAVRAAKVSAVEVTKAAIARIATRDHQLNCFTAVTAETALIDAVRIDEEIAQGNNPGLLAGVPFAVKNLFDIAGLTTLAGSKINAENPAATQDATAIAKLKQAGAVLVGALNMDEYAYGFVTENSHYGATHNPHDLQRVAGGSSGGSAAAVAAGLVPMTLGSDTNGSIRVPAALCGVFGFKPTYGRLSRAGVALFSSSFDHIGPFARSVQDIATVFDVLQGEDDRDPICTKRPPELVLPQLNQDISDIRIAIAADYFTKGSEPEALAAVQKVADALNATQYVTIPEAHRARAAAFVITASEGANLHLEKLRYRPQDFDPATRDRFLAGALIPSSWYLQAQRFRSWYRDRVREVFQNVDLIIAPTTPISAPLIGQQTMILDGEEILVRPHLGLFTQPLSFIGLPVLSVPIQRPNALPLGVQLIAAPYNEALILRVAAALQTKGVVAAVIV
- a CDS encoding DUF4328 domain-containing protein, producing MNNFNAVISLKSASIGRLLVRLLWVLLGFGVASTLLSLLQLIAKPLYQLLASLDALISIVTLLFSLTSIIVFMIWLYRLHADLRDIFKEYPITPGGAIARFLIPIYSLWGIANTLSTFADRFKGEGEDLTRLSEQVRSLIGPLYGFMIGSNLLNRLAFTEAVKNPEDKFLPFWFLFSCILDLGLTAILLQLAKTMQTAITQKAKSAIS
- a CDS encoding DUF4089 domain-containing protein — encoded protein: MRREGFDVGEYVDLMALLLDLQLRDEYRDGVVANFERISAIANIVNSFPLPEEIEVAPVFEP
- a CDS encoding glutaredoxin family protein; this encodes MRLILYSKPGCHLCEGLQEKLEKIQNLSFELEIRDITTRDDWFAAYEYEVPVLYLSNHRGAEDAEGSEKLLPRPSPRGSVQQLEQMLRKYLAN